The Coffea arabica cultivar ET-39 chromosome 3c, Coffea Arabica ET-39 HiFi, whole genome shotgun sequence genome contains a region encoding:
- the LOC113734362 gene encoding auxin-responsive protein IAA13-like isoform X1, which translates to MEQTLGLLGGGCGGGGSGGGPGGSSGGSGGSGLSNETASSAVSKVEKDYMGLSSEGSSYENEEEIELGLGLSLSSGGGTGGVGKNKGSLWGDYGRILTAKDLPNGFSGRAGGVSGTKRAADCVSPAENVPASTGVSSQVVGWPPIRAFRMNSLVNQSKNPNVEEDKGVGGNEKKENLKKKTNYGNHKTDDTPKDKGHLGYIKVNMDGVPIGRKVDLNAHNCYESLAEALEEMFFNTIAISGEKESSRQPPKLLDESSEFVLTYEDKEGDWMLVGDVPWGMFLCTVKRLRIMRNSEANGIAPTIQQRHERLKGKPI; encoded by the exons ATGGAACAAACTCTAGGCTTACTAGGTGGTggttgtggtggtggtggaagtGGTGGTGGACCTGGTGGCAGTAGTGGTGGAAGTGGTGGTAGTGGTTTGTCAAATGAAACTGCATCATCAGCTGTGTCCAAAGTGGAGAAAGATTATATGGGCTTGTCTTCAGAGGGTTCATCTTatgaaaatgaagaggaaattgAGTTGGGGTTAGGCCTGAGTCTCAGTAGTGGTGGCGGTACTGGTGGGGTGGGAAAGAATAAAGGGTCATTGTGGGGTGACTATGGGAGGATATTGACTGCCAAAGACCTGCCTAATGGCTTTTCTGGAAGAGCCGGTGGTGTTTCTGGTACAAAAAGAGCCGCTGATTGTGTTAGTCCTGCTGAGAATGTGCCTGCCTCCACTGGAGTCAG CAGTCAGGTAGTTGGATGGCCTCCTATTAGAGCATTCAGAATGAATAGCTTGGTTAACCAATCAAAGAATCCAAATGTTGAAGAAGATAAGGGAGTTGGCGGGAacgaaaagaaggaaaatttgaagaagaaaaccAACTATGGAAATCACAAGACTGATGATACCCCAAAGGACAAAGGTCATCTTGGTTATATAAAGGTGAATATGGATGGAGTTCCCATTGGAAGGAAAGTGGATCTGAACGCTCACAATTGCTATGAATCCTTGGCCGAAGCATTAGAGGAGATGTTCTTTAATACCATTGCAATTA GTGGTGAAAAGGAATCATCCAGACAGCCCCCAAAGCTTTTGGATGAATCATCCGAATTTGTGCTCACATATGAGGATAAAGAAGGAGATTGGATGCTTGTGGGAGACGTACCATGGGG GATGTTTCTATGCACTGTCAAAAGGCTCAGGATAATGAGGAACTCAGAGGCTAATGGAATTG CTCCAACAATCCAACAAAGGCATGAAAGACTGAAGGGTAAGCCAATTTAG
- the LOC113735414 gene encoding uncharacterized protein — MARNLKAFQLLEINVISAQDLEPVSRKMKTYATAWVNSSRKLSSRVDSGGHVNPTWNDKFVFRVDEDFLRQDTSAVQIEIHAVHWFKDTLVGTVRVLVGNLIPPLLRSRHHNHIGMRFVALQVRRPSGRPQGILNIGVTLLDSSMRSMPLYTQLSASAVGYRDLMGEDDSHLQNNHTKIENQNPNINNNNNNNTTNAPNVKPILRRTKSERSERVTFDKTSPNGSVVAIPLQKKGALEKDDSIISISNEPFKGFPKKGKASSVISGAELREKPKSRGKRGGKSGSVLSDSVVSKESSYVRPKDRQPVAKATDLKPAVKTKGANPKPGSDLGSEPPTNKAVDDKYVTISKAIPPLKEPPKMAIGKPVPKLNGYEYGGPKANGKYVFGAPMKANSLWSDSEVGPSPSEVAAAMAEKKYPLDEERSSVLDGWSLDESVEGLRSKLERWRTELPPLYDRGYASSSFQSTGHHKRRHTDGGTGMFSCFGNIYGYECQCICGKPPGKKTMSARYQSPSVGSRSFF, encoded by the exons ATGGCACGTAACCTGAAAGCCTTCCAACTTTTGGAAATCAACGTCATTTCAGCCCAAGATTTGGAGCCTGTCTCCAGGAAAATGAAAACCTATGCGACTGCATGGGTGAATAGCTCCCGAAAGCTCTCTAGCCGTGTGGATTCTGGTGGCCATGTTAACCCTACTTGGAATGACAAATTTGTTTTCAGGGTTGATGAAGATTTTCTTCGACAAGATACCTCTGCCGTCCAAATTGAAATCCATGCCGTCCATTGGTTCAAAGACACCCTCGTTGGCACCGTTCGCGTTCTCGTCGGAAACCTCATTCCCCCTCTCCTCCGATCACGCCACCACAACCATATTGGCATGCGATTCGTTGCCCTTCAG GTACGCCGTCCATCAGGACGTCCGCAGGGAATACTGAACATTGGCGTGACATTACTCGATAGCTCTATGCGTAGCATGCCTTTGTATACACAATTAAGCGCTTCAGCCGTTGGTTATCGTGATCTAATGGGGGAGGATGATTCACATCTTCAAAACAACCACACCAAGATCGAAAATCAGAATCCAaacatcaacaacaacaacaacaataatactACCAATGCACCGAATGTGAAGCCAATTCTGCGCCGTACAAAAAGTGAACGCAGCGAGCGTGTGACATTTGATAAAACATCTCCAAATGGCTCTGTAGTGGCAATCCCACTTCAGAAGAAGGGAGCTCTGGAAAAGGATGATTCCATTATCAGCATTTCTAATGAACCATTTAAGGGGTTTccaaagaaagggaaggcaagttCGGTGATCAGCGGTGCAGAGCTCAGGGAGAAGCCTAAAAGTAGAGGGAAAAGAGGCGGCAAGTCTGGTTCGGTGCTTAGTGATTCCGTTGTTAGCAAAGAGTCTTCCTATGTCAGGCCCAAAGATCGGCAGCCTGTTGCCAAGGCCACTGATTTAAAACCAGCAGTTAAAACCAAAGGGGCCAATCCCAAGCCTGGGTCTGACCTTGGAAGTGAGCCACCAACAAACAAGGCTGTTGATGATAAGTATGTCACGATCTCTAAAGCAATTCCTCCACTGAAAGAGCCGCCAAAAATGGCTATAGGAAAGCCGGTTCCTAAATTGAATGGATACGAGTATGGTGGTCCGAAAGCAAATGGGAAGTATGTGTTTGGGGCCCCAATGAAGGCTAACTCTCTTTGGTCGGACTCCGAAGTGGGGCCCTCGCCTTCCGAGGTGGCTGCAGCAATGGCCGAGAAGAAGTACCCGTTGGACGAGGAGCGGAGCTCGGTGTTGGATGGATGGAGCTTGGATGAAAGCGTCGAAGGGCTTAGGTCGAAGCTCGAGAGGTGGCGAACGGAGCTCCCACCGCTGTATGATCGCGGTTACGCGTCGAGCAGCTTCCAGTCGACGGGGCACCACAAGAGAAGGCACACAGATGGTGGCACTGGGATGTTCTCATGCTTCGGTAATATTTATGGTTATGAATGCCAATGCATTTGTGGTAAGCCTCCAGGGAAAAAAACCATGAGCGCCAGGTATCAAAGCCCATCAGTTGGCAGTCGATCTTTTTTCTGA
- the LOC113734362 gene encoding auxin-responsive protein IAA13-like isoform X2, which produces MEQTLGLLGGGCGGGGSGGGPGGSSGGSGGSGLSNETASSAVSKVEKDYMGLSSEGSSYENEEEIELGLGLSLSSGGGTGGVGKNKGSLWGDYGRILTAKDLPNGFSGRAGGVSGTKRAADCVSPAENVPASTGVSQVVGWPPIRAFRMNSLVNQSKNPNVEEDKGVGGNEKKENLKKKTNYGNHKTDDTPKDKGHLGYIKVNMDGVPIGRKVDLNAHNCYESLAEALEEMFFNTIAISGEKESSRQPPKLLDESSEFVLTYEDKEGDWMLVGDVPWGMFLCTVKRLRIMRNSEANGIAPTIQQRHERLKGKPI; this is translated from the exons ATGGAACAAACTCTAGGCTTACTAGGTGGTggttgtggtggtggtggaagtGGTGGTGGACCTGGTGGCAGTAGTGGTGGAAGTGGTGGTAGTGGTTTGTCAAATGAAACTGCATCATCAGCTGTGTCCAAAGTGGAGAAAGATTATATGGGCTTGTCTTCAGAGGGTTCATCTTatgaaaatgaagaggaaattgAGTTGGGGTTAGGCCTGAGTCTCAGTAGTGGTGGCGGTACTGGTGGGGTGGGAAAGAATAAAGGGTCATTGTGGGGTGACTATGGGAGGATATTGACTGCCAAAGACCTGCCTAATGGCTTTTCTGGAAGAGCCGGTGGTGTTTCTGGTACAAAAAGAGCCGCTGATTGTGTTAGTCCTGCTGAGAATGTGCCTGCCTCCACTGGAGTCAG TCAGGTAGTTGGATGGCCTCCTATTAGAGCATTCAGAATGAATAGCTTGGTTAACCAATCAAAGAATCCAAATGTTGAAGAAGATAAGGGAGTTGGCGGGAacgaaaagaaggaaaatttgaagaagaaaaccAACTATGGAAATCACAAGACTGATGATACCCCAAAGGACAAAGGTCATCTTGGTTATATAAAGGTGAATATGGATGGAGTTCCCATTGGAAGGAAAGTGGATCTGAACGCTCACAATTGCTATGAATCCTTGGCCGAAGCATTAGAGGAGATGTTCTTTAATACCATTGCAATTA GTGGTGAAAAGGAATCATCCAGACAGCCCCCAAAGCTTTTGGATGAATCATCCGAATTTGTGCTCACATATGAGGATAAAGAAGGAGATTGGATGCTTGTGGGAGACGTACCATGGGG GATGTTTCTATGCACTGTCAAAAGGCTCAGGATAATGAGGAACTCAGAGGCTAATGGAATTG CTCCAACAATCCAACAAAGGCATGAAAGACTGAAGGGTAAGCCAATTTAG